DNA from Gemmatimonadaceae bacterium:
CGGTTCCGATCTCAATCTGAATGCGCACGCCGGCCCGCTGCAATTGGGCGGCGGCGGAAGCCTCTATCATTACTCGAGCGACGCGTCGAACCTCGGCGGCAATCTCTCGGCCCACGCCATGGTGTGGTCGGCGCGCACGAACGCGACCTGGAAGTTCTCGCCGAGGTTGGACGCGCAGTTGATGACGATGTATCGCGCGCCCTTCGCGACCGAGGGCGGCTCCCAACTCGCGTCGGTCGTGATGATGACCGCGGCGCGCTACAAGGTGTGGGGCGAGCAAGGAAACATCTCGCTCCGCGTCTCCGATCCGTTCAAGCTGCAGAAGTACGGCTACAAGACGGCGAACGGAACGGTCGTCGAGTACAGCGAGCGGTTCTTCGGCTCCCGCGCGATCTTCCTCACGGTCACACGAAATTTCGGGCAAGCGCTCAAGCTGCAGCCGAAGCAGCAGGATCCGGACGCACAGGCGCAGACCGGACCGCCTGGTCATTGAGCCAGGGCTCGCCCCGCGGGTCAGGCCGGCGACCCCCACATCGGGGGTCGCCGAGCGCGTGAACCAGTTTGGTCACGCGCTTGATTGCGAACTAGGACGCCGATAACATAGGCGTCGTGCGCGCGCTCGGGGCCGGGCTCACACCACGACGCGGCCGGCGGACAACGTTCCGGCGGCTGCGCGCACTCGCGTCGTTTCTCGCGACCCTCGGCGCCAGCGTCGGTGTGGCACGCACGGCCCTCCCGCCTCACGGGCATTTCTCGCGGGCGCGCGTCGCGATCGGCGCGACGGTCGATGCCGGATCCGCGACCGCCGACGACTCCGCGCCGAGGGTGAACGAGGCCCGCGTCCCGCGCGGCGGGATGCGCCGTGTCGCTCCGACGACCGGTCCGAGCTTTCGCGACGATCAGCGCGCGTTCGAATCGCGCGACGCGAACCGTGCGTCGAGTTGGGACCGCGACGTGCTGGTGCCGCCGAGCTTCGTTCCGCCGCCACCCTTTCATCCGCCGCGCTCACGCTGACTCGGCGCGTTGACGCGTTTCATCGCGCAACGCCCCGAGCCTCGACGCTTCGTCGCCTGAGCGCTGAGAGTCGCGATGAGTCGTGCTACACCCGCTTTTGTGCGGGCGGGCCCGGCGCCGAGAGTGGCGCCGCCGCGGCTGGCCAACGTCCTCAGGCTCCACAGTCAACGACTCGGAGCCGCTCACGTGAGCAAACACTCTTACCAGGACTCGCTCGACAGCTGGGATTGGGAAAGAATCCCCGCCGACGTGGATCAGGTGGCAATCAGATGGTGGAAAATGGTGTGTGATCGAGCCCCGTGGCAGTCGATGCCGCCCGACGACGGCTATGGCTACATGCGCGCCGTGGTCAGTGAGCTGCTGAACGAAGCGCGGCACCCCGGCGACGGGATGCGAGAGCTGCGGCTTCGTGCCGCGGCGCGAGCGCACGGCGAGTTTCGCCGGCGCCAGCGCTGCGACTGCGCCGCGCTGGCGGACGAGCTGGCTGCCGTGAGCGGCGCGATCGAGGCGACCATGACGTACGGCGGGCAACCGCCCAGCCTCGTTCGGGACTACCTCGTGTTGCTGGGCGCCGACATGGAAGTCGCCCGCGAACACGCTCTCCGGGGGTGGAGTTTCGTCGACTAAGCCCCAGCCGTTTCCCTAGTCGCCGACGCGAGCCCATCGGCCGCGCTGCGCCCCGAGTTGCGCCGGCAACTCGGGGCGCGCCATTCTGGTGACCATGACACCACCGGATGATGGATCGCTCGGGCGCACTGCTCGACGCAACTTTCTCGGGCGGCTGCTCGGCGGCGCGACCGCGTTGACACTGTTCGGCGCGCCGCATCGCGGCGCGGCCGAGGAAGTCGCCGTTGGTCAGCCGCAACCGGGCGACGACTGGATGCGTGAGCTCACCGCTCCGCATCGCGTCGCCTTCGACTGGTCGGCGCACAAGAACGGCAAGCCGCTCTCGCAAGGAAAGAACTATCTCGACGCCTGGCGCGATGCGTTCAAGACGACGGAGCACGAGGTCGATCTCGTCTTCGGCATCCACGGCGACGCGATTCCCGTCGTGCTCGCCGACGCGCTCTGGTCGCGTTACAGGATCGGCGAGCAGTACGAGGTCACCGACGGCGGCACGAAGCTTCCCGCGATTCGCAACGTGTTCACCGCCGCCCACGCCGCGGCCGGCGGACTCGTGGCACCGGAAGAATCGGTGGAAGCGCTGCAGAAGCGTGGAGCGAAGTTCGCGGTGTGCAGGAATACCGTTGCAGGCGCGACCAAGAAGTTGGCCGCCGCCGGGTTCGGCGCGCCGGACGAAGTCCGTGCGGCAATCGTGAGCGGATTGCTGCCAGGCGTGATTCTGGTGCCGGCGATGCTCGTCACGCTGACGCAGCTGCAGGAGCGCGGAGTCAGATATTTGAAGGTCGCATAGACTCGGATTGTCGTGATTGACCACGGCTAACGCGCCCCTCACGTCGGACTCGACCGGCCCACGATGGCCGGTTCGGGTCGATCGGCTGCTGCGCCAGCTCCCGTGGATCTGCGGCGCGCTGTCGGTCGCGATCGGCGCGCTCACGCTGTTCGGCTGGTTCCTCGGCCGCCCGGAATGGACCAGCGTTCTGCCCGGACTTCCACCGATGGAGTCCAACAGCGCCCTCATGGCGGTCGCGGCGGGCGTCTCGCTGGTGCTGCTCGCGCCGATGGACGCATCGAGGGCGCGGACCGTGAGCGGACGGATCCTCGCCGGCGCCACGCTCCTGTTCGCGATCTTGCCGCTGGTCGAGCACGCGCTGCGAGTCGACATGTCGATCGACCGGTTGCTGAGTCACGGCGAAACCCCGTTCCATAGCCCACCAGGACGTCCGTCGCCGCAAACCGCGGCGGCGTTCGGCCTCATCGGCGCGACGCTGCTGACGTTGAACGTCACGATGCGACGCGAGTTTCGGCCCGCCCAGCTGCTCGCGGTCCTCGCCGCCCTCGTGCCGCTCATTTCAGTTTTGGCATATCTCTTCGGCACGGCGGAGCTCTACGGCCCGCAAGCCGTGTATCCATTCATCGGCATGGGCATTCCCACGGCGGGGGCGCTCCTCGCGCTGAGCGCGGGCGCCCTCGCCGCGCGCGCCGGAGAGGGGCCGCTCTCCGTGCTCATCCGGCCCGACAGCGGCGGGCTTGCCTCGCGCCAACTCTTCGCGTGGCTGCTCTTCCTCGCCGCGGCGACGGGCGGCATCGAAGCGGGCGCGCGGTTCGGATTCTACGCGGCGCCGATCGGGTCGGCCGGCGTCGTTCTCTTGGGAGTCGTCGGCGGAACGGTGTTCGTGCTGCGCGTCGCGCACACTCTGAGCCGGATGGACCGAGCGGCGCAATCAGCCCTTCAGGCGCGCGACGATTTAATGGGTGTCGTCGCCCACGACCTTCGCAATCCACTGAGCGTGATCGTCATGCAGGCGGAGTATCTCCGGATGCTGCCGGCGCCGAAGGACACCGAAGCCGACGAATCCGCCGACGCGATCTCACGCTCGGCGATGCGGATGAACCGGTTGATTCAGGATCTGCTCGACGTCAGCCGCATCGAGGCCGGGAGTCTGTCGTTGCGCTGCACCGAGTCGGACACCGCCCAGCTCCTCGCTACCGCCGTAGACAGCCAACAGCCATTGGCGTCGGCCGGCCAGATCGACCTCGTTACCGACATCGCCGCTCCGCTTCCCAAGATCCTGGCCGATCAGGATCGTCTCATGCAGGTCTTTGAAAACCTGATCGGCAACGCGATCAAGTTCACCGACCCTGGGGGGCGGATCACCGTGGGGGCGCGCCCGCAAGCCGGCGACGTATTGTTCTGGGTGTCCGATACCGGCGCGGGGATGCGGCAAGAGGATCTGCCGCGAGTGTTCGATCGATTCTGGCGGGCGCAGGAGGGCGCCAAGCACGGCGCCGGTCTCGGGTTGCCGATCGCCAAGGGTGTCGTCGAGGCGCACGGCGGGCGAATCTGGGTCGAGAGCGCCCTGAGCAGCGGGACCACGTTCTCCTTTACGATTCCCGCGGTGGGCAGCCCACCGCCAGCCACCCGATCCTGATCGAGGCGGCATGCATCGGGCGATGCCCGCGAGCATGCCGCTTCAAGCGTTGTTCGACGAACTTCCGTTGTGGCTGCTCTTCCTTCTGACGCTCGCTCTCGTCGCGTTCTCCATCGAAGTCGGCGTCCACGTGGGCCGACGCGAGCGGAGGCACGCGGCGCACGAAGGTCCGTCGCAGGTCGGGTTGGCGACCACGTCGGTCCTCGGCCTGGTCGCATTCATCGTCGGCTTCGTGCTCGGGCTCGCCGAGGCGCGCTACGAATCGCGCCGCGAGGCCAAGTTTTCGGAAGCGGACGCAATCGCCAGGGCGTTCGCTCGTGCGTCGTTTCTTCCCGACTCGTCGCGGACGGCGGCGCGTCGCCTACTGCAGCGAGCGGCGACTGCCGGTCTGGACCTGGAGGTTCCGCGCACCATGGACAGCGCGATGGTCGTGCTCGGAGCCGCCCGAGACTCGCTTTGGACGGTGGCAAGCGCCGAGGCGAACGCGCAACCCGAATCCGACACGAGGGCGATGTTCGTCGAATCGGTCAGTGACGTGTTCGATGCGTTCCGGCGCGAGATATTCATCGCGCGCTACGGGCGCATTCCGCCGACGATCTGGTTCGTGTTCCTCGCCCTGACCGCCCTTGGCGCCGGCATCGTCGGCTACCAGAGTGGTCTCGGCTCGGCGCGGCGACCGATGTCGGCGATGGCGGTCCTCGCCGTTTCCCTCGCGACGGTGGTTTACGTGATCACCGACCTCGATCGGCCGAATCGAGGAACGCTTCACATGAGCCGCGAGGCCATGGTCGCGCTGCACGAGACGTTCACGCCGAGAGAGCGCTGACCGCCTCGGCAGGCGGGCGGCGACGCGACCGTCTCGTTGGTCGATGGTGCCACACGCCACTTCACATCCGCCGACGAGCGGCGCGAGGCATGTCGCCTGCCCCCCACGCCTCAGTTCAGGGACGCATTCCCGCTGAGCTGGTGGCACACAGATGCTGGTCACGTTGTCGGCGCTCATCGCTGCGGCCGCGATGCCGCTTGGCCCCATCACGAGTCGCGATTCCACGCGCGCACTCCGCGTCGCCCATCGGGCGCAGGGCGATTTCGAGGCGCTGCGGCGGCAGCTCCTGCCGCACGGGACGTTGATCGCCGCTCCCGGCTGCGACGCCGTCGTCGGCCGCTACTGTTTTCTGCAACAAGTCGCGTCCGCCGCGCCGCAGGAAGCGCCCGAGGTCGTCGCGGGGCGGCTTCGATTGCTGGCCACTCTCGACAGCGTCAGCGCGCTCATACCAGGCGATCGCTGGATCCTTGGCCAACGCGTCCGCTATCTCGTCGAGGCCGGGCACGCGCAATCGGCGGACAGCCTCGGCGTCGCGTGCGCCGCATCGGCGACGGACGCCGCAACGAAGAGCTGGTGTTTCGCGCTGGTCGGTTACACGGCGCAGCAGTACGGAAAGTTCGCGCGCGCCGACGGGGCGTTCTCTCTGGCGCTCGACGAGTTGCGCGAAGCAGAGCGCCGAAAGTTCGAAGATCTCGCGCTGTTCATCGGAGGGCGCGCCGCTCGGCCGTACCGCAACGCCGATCGTAGCTCGAGCGATTCGGCGGCGGCCGCGTTCTGGCGGCTCGTTCAACCGTTGTATCTGACCGGTGAGAACGATCTGCGCACCGAGCTTCTCGCCCGCATCACACGGATGCACATCGAGCAAGACAGCCGGACGGTGATGGGTGATTGGTTCCGCGGCGACGACCGCGAGACACTCCTTCGTTACGGCATCGCTCTCTGGTACACGCAGGGAGACCCGCGTCCGGGTGCCCTCGGCCCGCCGCCGATCGCCGGCATCCGGCGCCAACCGTCGTTCAACTTCTTCCCCGACGCGCACGCGTTTTCGTCCCCGGACCAACTGACGCCCGACGACTGGGCATATCAGAACGTCGACAATGGGCCGACCTACGCGCCCACGTGGGCGTGGAGTTTTCTCCCGCTCATCAATCATCAAGTCGCGCTCTTTCGCCGCGGCGACTCGGCATTCGTCGTCGCGTCGTTCGCCGTGAACGACGCGTCGCACAACACTCCGCGGGAGGCCGGCATCTTTGCCGCCACGATCGATCACGGCGGTGTGCTTCAGCCGTTCGGCACGACGATCCAGAACGCCTCGTCGAAGATCGTGTCGACGCTCATGGCGCCCTGGCGCCCCTTGATCGTGAGCCTCGAGGTGCTGGATTCGGCGAACCACGCGGCGGAGCGCGCCCGCTTCGCGCCCAGGTTGCCGGTGCCCGGCACGCGATTGAGTCTCTCGGATCTCTTGCTGTACGCGCCGAGCGACTCCGTTCCGCTGACCTCACTCAAAGACGCCGTGCCGCTCGCGCTGCATGCCATGGAGGCGCCGAGCAACAGGCAGATCGGCGTGTTCTGGGAAACCTACGGCGTGCGGCCCGAGGGAGAGGCGTTCGATTACTCGCTCATCGTGGAGCCGGTGGACAAGGGGTTGATCCACCGCGCACTCGTCGCGGTTCACGTGGTGGACCCCGACCGCGGCCTCAGTCTTCAGTGGCGTGAGACGCCGTCGATCTCGGCCGGCATCGCGTCGCGGAGCGTGGTGGTGGATCTCTCACGCCTTCAGCCTGGACAGTACCTCGTGAGGTTGATGTTGACGTCGGGGACGGAGCTTCCGGTCGTCGCCGAGCGGAGTATCCAGGTGTTTTGATGGGGCTGCCCGGGGCCGCGACAAAACAACGAGCGGCGTGTCGAATTCGACGCGAGTCGTTCGACGTGGTAGTGAGAGGCGGATGGAGGCTCGAACGAGTCGGGCTCCAGAAGCCGCTGAAACCGCCAGGGAGAACCGATCATGTCGACCTCGAGCGCCAAGACCGTCAATCGCCTGCTCTGGACCGCTCAGAGCCTCGCCGCCGCTCTCTTCCTGTTCGCCGGTTCGGTGAAATTCATCATCCCCGCCGACAAGATGCAGTCGGGCCCGATCGTTTTCCCGATCGCCTTCATCTATTTCATCGGCATCTGCGAGTGCCTCGGCGCCCTCGGGCTGCTGCTGCCGGGCCTGCTGAGAATCCGCACGTCGCTTACACCACTCGCGGCAGCGGGACTGACGATCATCATGGTCGGGGCAACGACCGTCAGCGTATTGGCAATGGGCGTCGCCGCGGGAGTGTTCCCGGCCGTCGTCGGAATCATCACCGCGTGGATCGCGTACAGCCGGGGCCGAGTCATGCCCCTCGTCGAAACACCGCGGCGCCTACTGCGCGTCGCGTAGAACAAGCTCGCGGCGTGTCCCCGTCCCCCTGTCCAGCTCCGCCTACTCCGCCCTCATCGCCCTGACTGGATCGATGCGCGTCGCGCGCCGCGCAGGAAAGTAGGCGGCGCCGGCGGCCGTGATCAGCAAGAGTACCGACACAACGGCGAGTGTCGCAGGATCGGACGGACGAGTGTCGAACAGCATCGCTGTCAGCAACCGTGAACCACCGAGCGCGCCGGCCAAACCGACGACGGTTCCCACCCCCGCGACGATCAGCGCCTGCTTCAGCACCATGTTTCGCACGGCACTCGGTGTCGCGCCCAGCGCGATCCGGATTCCGAACTCTCGCGTCTGTTGACTGACGGCCGAGGCGATGATGCCGTACAGTCCGACCGCGGCAAGGACGAGCGCGACGAGGGCGAACGTGGACAACAGCAGTGCGTCGAAGCGGGGGACGACGAGTTGCGGTGCGATCAAGTCGTCCATCGACTGGACGCGGACGAATGTCGCGCCGGCTCCCGCACCCTCGACGGCGCGACGCCACGCGTCCTCCGGCAGCCGGACGCCGCGAGTACGCATGACGAAGTAACCTTGGGCCAGCACTTGCCGGTACGGCCTGAAGATCGTCGGCGTGCTCTCGCGATGCAGCCGATAGTGAAAGTCGCGCACGACACCGACGACCGTGACCAACGAGTCCGGCGAGCGTTGGCCCGCCTCGTGAAAACGTTTGCCGATCGCGCTCTCGTGCGGCCAGAGACGCCGCGCAACGCCTTCGGTGATGATGCCGACTCGCGGAGCGTCTTCCCGATCCGCGTCGGTGAACAAACGCCCGCTCACGAGCGGCACGCCGAGGGCCCGAAAGAAATCAGGGCCCACGGCGTCGAATCCAAACCATGGATTCGCTTTCGCCTCGTCGTCCGACTGTCCCTCGGCGGCGAACGATCCCATCCACACGTTCGAGCCGAGAAACGGCGGGGCGCCCGCGGGTGACAGCGCGACGACGTGCTGTGTCTCCCGAAGCGTTTCCATCAAACGCTCGTGCGCGGCGAAGTTTCTATCACCGACGCATCTCGACCAGATCGCCGAATCGGATGCATTGAGCCGAGGCGATGCCGGCCGACATTCGGAGACATACGTCCGCCACGGCAGTGCGATCGACAGCATCGTGACGTGCTCGGTCTCGTAACCGAGATCGAGCGACGCCAGCCGCTCGAGACTACGCACGAGCAGGCCGGCTCCCGCCAGCACGATCACCGCGAGCGCGATCTGAGAGCCGACGAGCGCATGACGAACCTTGCGCATGCGCCGTCCCTCGGTTCCGCCACGAGTATCGGATCGCAGCGGCGACGCGAGGTCGAATCGGAGTGCCACGAGCGACGGCGCGACGCCGAAGAGGAGAACCGCAGCCGCGGTCACGAGCGCGCCGATGGCGAGGGGTGTGCCCGCAAGGGCAATCACGTCAGTGCGCGGCAGGCCGTTCGGTGCCAAACGCAGGAGCGCATCGAGAATCACGCGCGCAAGCCACACGCCCAATCCGCCGCCGACCACGGCGAGCAGCACGCTCTCCGCCAGCAAGAGGCGCAAGAGATCGGTCGACGAGGCCCCAATCGCGCGGCGAATGGACAGCTCGCGAGCGCGTCCGGTCGCGCGCAGCAGAAGCAGGTTGCCCACGTTCACGCACGCGAGAATCAGCAGCAGAGCGACCGCTGCCGAGAGCGCGAGCAGCGCCGGACGCGCGTCACCACTCACCATCGCGTCGATCGTGTGAACCTGCGCCCCGACGGCGTTCGTGCCGAAGTCGCGCAGCTGATCGGGATCGTGCTGAAGAAAGGCCAGGAAGTCCTGGCGAGCGGCTTCGGGCGTGGCTCCGGAGTTCAGACGCCCCACGACGTCGAGGCTTCCATATTCCGACGCGATCCAGAATTCGGCGCCGCGAGGATAGTCGAGGCCGGGCGGAGCGACGCCGACGACGGTGAGTATCCAATTCAGCTTCGGCAGGGCCAAGTGCCGGCCGATGACCGACGAGTCGCCACCGAACGCGCGTTGCCATGCCGAGTAGGCGAGAACGATCGGCGCTCCGGCCGCTGAGCCGCTGCCCCAAGGCACGTTGTCGCCCGCGTGAAACAGGCGACCCAAGGCGGGCGCTGCTCCGAGGACGCCGAAGAAGTCGTCGGTGACGACTGATTCTCGCAAAACGAGACGGCGGTCGCCGTCGGTGAGCGCATCCGCGAGTACACGCCAATGCGCCAGCCCCGCGGCCGCGCGGAGGGAGTGCGTCCCGACGCGGAGCCGATGAAGCTGCGTCGGAGTGATCGGCACCTCCGTGGCGGCTCCGCTCGCCGTGCCCGAGAGCTCGACGACCTGGTCCGGCCCCTCGATCGGGAGGCGGCGCAGGAGCACGGACTCGAAGACACTGAACATCGCGCTCGACAGGCCGATCGCGAGACCGAGGATGAGTACGACGGTGACGCTGAGCGCCGGCGCGCGCCGCAAGGAGCGCGCGGCGAGCGACAGATCGCGACGAGTGCGGTCGAGCACCTCCATCCTCAGCGCCGGCCAGTTCTGTTCATGTTAGTCCTATGACACGCTGATAGTCGTCGACCCGGCCTTAGAGGCGAAGGAGGTCGAGTCGCTCCCACACGCGATGAGCAGACACGTCACGACACCCAATGGCACGGGGCGACTCATCGACCCTCGAAGCGT
Protein-coding regions in this window:
- a CDS encoding ADOP family duplicated permease; translation: MLDRTRRDLSLAARSLRRAPALSVTVVLILGLAIGLSSAMFSVFESVLLRRLPIEGPDQVVELSGTASGAATEVPITPTQLHRLRVGTHSLRAAAGLAHWRVLADALTDGDRRLVLRESVVTDDFFGVLGAAPALGRLFHAGDNVPWGSGSAAGAPIVLAYSAWQRAFGGDSSVIGRHLALPKLNWILTVVGVAPPGLDYPRGAEFWIASEYGSLDVVGRLNSGATPEAARQDFLAFLQHDPDQLRDFGTNAVGAQVHTIDAMVSGDARPALLALSAAVALLLILACVNVGNLLLLRATGRARELSIRRAIGASSTDLLRLLLAESVLLAVVGGGLGVWLARVILDALLRLAPNGLPRTDVIALAGTPLAIGALVTAAAVLLFGVAPSLVALRFDLASPLRSDTRGGTEGRRMRKVRHALVGSQIALAVIVLAGAGLLVRSLERLASLDLGYETEHVTMLSIALPWRTYVSECRPASPRLNASDSAIWSRCVGDRNFAAHERLMETLRETQHVVALSPAGAPPFLGSNVWMGSFAAEGQSDDEAKANPWFGFDAVGPDFFRALGVPLVSGRLFTDADREDAPRVGIITEGVARRLWPHESAIGKRFHEAGQRSPDSLVTVVGVVRDFHYRLHRESTPTIFRPYRQVLAQGYFVMRTRGVRLPEDAWRRAVEGAGAGATFVRVQSMDDLIAPQLVVPRFDALLLSTFALVALVLAAVGLYGIIASAVSQQTREFGIRIALGATPSAVRNMVLKQALIVAGVGTVVGLAGALGGSRLLTAMLFDTRPSDPATLAVVSVLLLITAAGAAYFPARRATRIDPVRAMRAE
- a CDS encoding HAMP domain-containing sensor histidine kinase; the protein is MTTANAPLTSDSTGPRWPVRVDRLLRQLPWICGALSVAIGALTLFGWFLGRPEWTSVLPGLPPMESNSALMAVAAGVSLVLLAPMDASRARTVSGRILAGATLLFAILPLVEHALRVDMSIDRLLSHGETPFHSPPGRPSPQTAAAFGLIGATLLTLNVTMRREFRPAQLLAVLAALVPLISVLAYLFGTAELYGPQAVYPFIGMGIPTAGALLALSAGALAARAGEGPLSVLIRPDSGGLASRQLFAWLLFLAAATGGIEAGARFGFYAAPIGSAGVVLLGVVGGTVFVLRVAHTLSRMDRAAQSALQARDDLMGVVAHDLRNPLSVIVMQAEYLRMLPAPKDTEADESADAISRSAMRMNRLIQDLLDVSRIEAGSLSLRCTESDTAQLLATAVDSQQPLASAGQIDLVTDIAAPLPKILADQDRLMQVFENLIGNAIKFTDPGGRITVGARPQAGDVLFWVSDTGAGMRQEDLPRVFDRFWRAQEGAKHGAGLGLPIAKGVVEAHGGRIWVESALSSGTTFSFTIPAVGSPPPATRS
- a CDS encoding DoxX family protein; this translates as MSTSSAKTVNRLLWTAQSLAAALFLFAGSVKFIIPADKMQSGPIVFPIAFIYFIGICECLGALGLLLPGLLRIRTSLTPLAAAGLTIIMVGATTVSVLAMGVAAGVFPAVVGIITAWIAYSRGRVMPLVETPRRLLRVA